From Glycine max cultivar Williams 82 chromosome 11, Glycine_max_v4.0, whole genome shotgun sequence, the proteins below share one genomic window:
- the LOC100306198 gene encoding uncharacterized protein LOC100306198: MALSFGFGLLSSSSSSSSLCVLPPSETHTFMMRPSASSGLRMMRTSRITCCTLSQSSKPARKIRGIMKPRKVSPEMEDLVGAPEMARTQVLKRIWAYIKDNNLQDPTDKRTINCDEKLKKVFAGKDQVEMLEIARLISPHFLKSESES, from the exons ATGGCTCTGTCTTTTGGTTTTGGGCtcttgtcttcttcttcttcttcttcttctttatgtGTTCTCCCTCCATCAGAAACCCACACTTTCATGATGAGGCCTTCTGCTTCTTCTGGTTTGCGCATGATGCGTACCAGTCGCATTACCTGTTGCACCCTTTCTCAGTCTTCTAAGCCAGCCCGCAAAATCCGTGGTATCATGAAACCCCGCAAAGTCTCCCCCGAGATGGAAGACCTCGTCGGCGCTCCCGAGATGGCTCGAACCCAAGTCCTCAAACGGATTTGGGCTTACATTAAGGACAACAATCTTCAG GACCCTACAGACAAGAGGACTATAAATTGTGATGAGAAGCTGAAGAAGGTGTTTGCAGGGAAAGATCAAGTTGAGATGCTAGAGATTGCTCGCTTGATTAGCCCTCACTTCCTTAAAAGTGAAAGTGAAAGTTAG